In Streptomyces nodosus, one DNA window encodes the following:
- a CDS encoding N,N-dimethylformamidase beta subunit family domain-containing protein, which produces MDPEERDTAGHGTGRLWLPRRRFLGACAGLGLATATAAACDPAPGHRGDRSLRPESERDRPGTPDWRIRSRGPATAVAGYADRVSVTPGQECGLYVSTTASSFRVSAYRIGWYGGAQARLVWSSGRIPGRVQPGPRLLPGTRTVRADWRRTLTVDTGGWPEGAYLLRLDADNGRQRHIPLIVRSARGAGRTVLMHAPATWQAYNRWGGYSLYSGPSGAYATRSLAVSFDRPYDSDGAEKFLVYERAAVVLAERLGIPLAYTTGTDVHHDPEVLRGASAVLSLGHDEYWTPQQRQHITRARDTGTNVAFLGANTCFRRVRLERGGTRPESTVVCYKTSVRDDPWYSARPSLATTDFRQEPAPDPESSLTGVLYEGYPTDAPYVVLDADHWVYEGTGVRPGDGFDHLVGVEYDRVTPGAPVPEPLEITAHSPLVCNGRRSHGDSAYYTVPSGAGVFATGTMRWVEGLMAGTPDGGHDHGMDGRTRVFVTRTTENLLRAFAEGPAARRRPAPRPNVREVYKHPAR; this is translated from the coding sequence GTGGACCCCGAGGAGCGCGACACCGCCGGACACGGGACGGGACGGCTGTGGCTGCCTCGCCGCCGCTTCCTGGGAGCGTGCGCCGGCCTCGGGCTCGCCACCGCGACGGCCGCCGCCTGCGATCCGGCCCCCGGGCACCGGGGTGACCGTTCGCTTCGGCCCGAATCGGAGCGGGACCGCCCGGGGACGCCCGACTGGCGCATCCGGTCCCGGGGGCCCGCCACCGCGGTCGCCGGTTACGCCGATCGGGTGAGTGTGACCCCGGGCCAGGAGTGCGGCCTGTATGTCTCCACCACCGCGTCCTCCTTCCGGGTCTCGGCCTACCGCATCGGCTGGTACGGAGGGGCCCAGGCCCGGCTCGTCTGGTCCTCGGGCCGCATACCGGGGCGGGTCCAGCCGGGACCGCGCCTGCTGCCCGGCACCCGCACGGTCCGCGCGGACTGGCGGCGCACCCTCACCGTGGACACCGGAGGCTGGCCGGAGGGCGCGTATCTGCTGCGACTGGACGCGGACAACGGCCGGCAGCGCCACATCCCGCTGATCGTGCGCTCCGCCCGGGGCGCCGGCCGCACGGTCCTGATGCACGCGCCCGCCACCTGGCAGGCCTACAACCGATGGGGCGGCTACAGCCTCTACTCCGGTCCCTCCGGCGCCTACGCCACCCGTTCCCTCGCCGTCAGCTTCGACCGGCCCTACGACTCCGACGGCGCGGAGAAGTTCCTGGTGTACGAGCGGGCGGCGGTGGTGCTGGCCGAACGGCTCGGCATCCCCCTCGCCTACACCACCGGGACGGACGTGCACCACGACCCGGAGGTGCTGCGCGGCGCGTCCGCCGTGCTCAGCCTGGGCCACGACGAGTACTGGACCCCGCAACAGCGGCAGCACATCACCCGGGCCCGGGACACCGGCACCAATGTCGCGTTCCTGGGCGCCAACACCTGTTTCCGCCGGGTCCGCCTCGAGCGGGGCGGGACCCGGCCCGAGTCCACCGTGGTCTGCTACAAGACCTCCGTCCGGGACGACCCCTGGTACTCCGCCCGGCCCTCCCTGGCGACCACCGACTTCCGCCAGGAGCCCGCGCCCGACCCCGAGTCCTCGCTCACCGGAGTGCTCTACGAGGGCTATCCGACGGACGCGCCGTATGTGGTCCTCGACGCGGACCACTGGGTGTACGAGGGCACGGGCGTACGCCCCGGCGACGGCTTCGACCACCTGGTCGGCGTCGAGTACGACCGGGTCACCCCGGGTGCCCCCGTCCCCGAGCCGCTGGAGATCACGGCCCACTCGCCCCTGGTGTGCAACGGCCGCCGCAGCCACGGCGACTCGGCCTACTACACGGTCCCGAGCGGGGCGGGCGTCTTCGCGACCGGCACCATGCGCTGGGTGGAGGGGCTGATGGCCGGCACCCCCGACGGCGGCCACGACCACGGCATGGACGGCCGCACCCGGGTCTTTGTGACCCGTACGACCGAGAACCTGCTGCGCGCCTTCGCCGAGGGCCCGGCCGCCCGCCGGCGCCCGGCACCCCGTCCCAATGTGCGCGAGGTGTACAAGCACCCGGCCCGATAG